In the Paralichthys olivaceus isolate ysfri-2021 chromosome 15, ASM2471397v2, whole genome shotgun sequence genome, one interval contains:
- the kcnj15 gene encoding ATP-sensitive inward rectifier potassium channel 15: MESTQSNMNNRRAAVQRRIVDKDGHNKVRIDNVEGMVKLYLHDIWTTVVDMKWRYKITLFASTFVMTWFIFGVIFYFIGMGNGDLEGNLNSNHTPCVMNVETLTGAFLFSLESQTTIGYGFRYISEECPLAIFTLVAQLVITGLAEIFVTGAFLAKLARPKKRAETIKFSQLAVICQHQGKLCLMVRVANMRKSLLIQCHLTGKLLHSNVTEEGEKTQVYQTAVDFHMDSSGECPFLILPLTFYHILDEHSPLAGLNAENLYTRPFELLITLNATMESTAATCQSRTSYVAQEILWGYEFKPVLFGTTGGRYVADFNFFDKVQVSNDPCFLKNNSEKLKLEEDYKKE, encoded by the coding sequence ATGGAATCGACCCAGAGCAACATGAACAACAGGAGAGCAGCGGTCCAGCGGAGGATTGTGGACAAGGACGGCCACAATAAAGTGCGGATTGACAATGTGGAGGGCATGGTCAAGCTTTACCTGCACGACATCTGGACCACTGTGGTGGACATGAAGTGGCGCTACAAAATCACCCTGTTTGCTTCCACCTTCGTTATGACTTGGTTCATCTTTGGGGTCATCTTCTACTTCATTGGAATGGGCAACGGAGACCTGGAGGGGAATTTGAATTCCAACCACACGCCCTGCGTGATGAACGTGGAGACGCTGACCGGAGCCTTCCTCTTCTCGCTGGAATCACAGACCACCATCGGCTATGGTTTTCGTTACATCTCGGAGGAATGTCCCCTGGCCATCTTCACTCTGGTTGCTCAGCTCGTCATCACTGGCCTGGCTGAGATCTTCGTCACCGGCGCCTTTCTAGCCAAACTGGCTCGGCCTAAGAAGCGAGCGGAGACCATCAAGTTCAGCCAGTTGGCGGTGATCTGCCAGCACCAAGGAAAGCTGTGTCTGATGGTGAGAGTGGCCAACATGAGGAAGAGCCTCCTGATCCAGTGTCACCTGACAGGAAAGCTCCTCCACTCAAATGTGACAGAGGAGGGTGAGAAGACGCAGGTCTACCAGACCGCTGTTGACTTCCACATGGACTCCAGTGGGGAGTGCCCTTTCCTCATCCTCCCTCTTACTTTCTACCACATTCTGGACGAGCACAGTCCGCTGGCAGGACTGAACGCAGAAAACCTCTACACTCGACCGTTTGAGCTGCTGATCACCCTCAATGCGACAATGGAGTCGACGGCAGCCACGTGTCAGAGTCGCACCTCCTACGTTGCCCAGGAGATCCTCTGGGGCTACGAGTTCAAGCCGGTGCTGTTCGGCACCACAGGCGGACGCTACGTGGCAGATTTCAACTTTTTTGACAAGGTACAAGTGAGCAATGACCCATGCTTCCTCAAAAACAACTCAGAGAAGCTGAAGCTTGAGGAGGACTACAAAAAAGAATAG
- the vps26c gene encoding vacuolar protein sorting-associated protein 26C: protein MSVTLDIRLKRANKVYLEGEAVAGVIVLVCKEPLQHHGISLSMEGVVNLQLSSKSVGVFEAFYNSVKPIQLISSNIEVAKAGKIPGGKTEIPFEFPLLTKGNKVLYETYHGVFVNIQYTLRCDMRRPLLAKDLSRNCEFIVHCQPLKAKMGPNPVNFTITPDTLENIRERSSLPKFLIRGHLDATSCVISQPLTGEVVVENSDVPIKSIELQLVRVETCGCAEGYARDATEIQNIQIAEGDVCHGLSIPIYMVFPRLFTCPTLETTNFKVEFEVNVVIVLHDDHLITENFPLKLCRV, encoded by the exons ATGAGCGTCACTTTGGACATAAGACTGAAAAGAGCGAACAAAGTTTATCTTGAAGGG gaaGCGGTGGCTGGTGTCATCGTGTTGGTGTGTAAGGAGCCGCTGCAGCACCATGGCATCTCTCTGAGCATGGAGGGAGTGGTGAACCTGCAGCTCAGCTCCAAGAGTGTCGGCGTCTTCGAGGCTTTCTACAACTCTGTCAAG CCCATCCAGCTGATCAGCAGTAACATCGAGGTGGCCAAGGCAGGAAAGATCCCAGGCGGCAAGACTGAGATCCCCTTTGAGTTTCCTCTGCTCACAAAAGGCAACAAAGTTCTTTACGAGACCTACCACGGTGTCTTCGTCAACATTCAG TACACGCTCCGCTGTGACATGaggcgccccctgctggccaaAGACCTGAGCAGGAACTGTGAGTTCATCGTACACTGTCAG CCACTGAAAGCTAAAATGGGCCCCAACCCAGTTAACTTCACCATCACTCCCGACACCTTAGAGAACATCAGAGAG AGGAGTTCACTGCCAAAGTTCCTGATCAGAGGCCATCTAGACGCCACCAGCTGTGTGATCAGCCAGCCGCTGACtggagaggtggtggtggagaacTCAGACGTCCCCATCAAGAGTATTGAGCTGCAACTTGTACGAGTAGAGACCTGCG GTTGTGCTGAAGGCTACGCCAGAGATGCCACAGAGATTCAGAACATCCAGATAGCTGAAGGTGACGTCTGCCACGGCCTCTCTATTCCCATCTACATGGTGTTTCCCAGGCTGTTCACCTGCCCCACGCTGGAGACCACCAACTTCAAAGTCG AGTTTGAAGTGAACGTCGTCATTGTGTTACACGACGATCATCTGATCACTGAGAACTTCCCCCTGAAGCTGTGCAGAGTCTGA